Genomic DNA from Sporosarcina sp. ANT_H38:
TTTTTCACATATTGATTCAATAAATCTTAGATTAGCTATAAATGGTATGAACCAGTTAATATTTTCTCTAGAAACTTCACATTTGCAGTACCCAGTAACTGTTCCGGAGTCATTCCTTTCAAACTTTCTTCAATCGCTTTGACTGTTTTCTCATGAGTATTAGGCATAAGTTGAATTACGAATCCCCAAATTTCTTGGTCGAGCTTTTAAATGTAGACTTTCTTGAATGTAATATTTGAATACCGCAAACTAATTACATCCTTCAACCAATTCAGACGAAGTATTTTCTCGTACTCAAAACAGTAAAAATAAGACATGCTTAGGTTTACGTTTGCAGGACAACATACATGGCAAGAGGTGAAGTTATGAAAAAGATCTTACTAACCCTGATGGTCTTCTGTTTTATTTCCCAGTCCCTTAGCCATGCGCAAACGAACACATCTGATGTGAAAATTGCTTTTATTCGAGATGGCTATGTATGGCTCAAGGTCGAAGACAAAGAAATGAAAATAACGAAAGAAAAAGCGACGTATAATTATCCACCCCAATGGTCTTTCGATGGAAAAATGCTTCTTTATCAAAAAGAAGTGGCAGGGAATATCATTGATACGACAGGCACTTCAAATGAATTATGGATTTATGATGTCGCAACAAAAAAGCATCGCAAAATTTTTTATGACGGCTCTAATCCGAAATGGTCTCCAATAGACAACATTGTTGCCTTTAGTGCTAGTGGTGTATTGAATATATCTGATTTGAAACGCTTCTATAATATCGCTTTAGGTGTAGACGATTATGCATGGCAGCCAGACGGAAAAGGTTTTATCGCGTCATCAAGTGCTTCTCTCCGCCCAGATGGATGGACTCATCTAATTCTTTACACCATTTCTATTGAGGGTTATCAAAACAGCAATTTCTCAACAAGTAATGCCAAAAAATTATTTGTCATACCCAAAGAGATAGGAAAAGATGACGTAAAAATCATCTCGATCAACGCGGGTTCGTTTACGTATTCACCAAACAAACAATGGATAGCTTTTGTCGTCTCCCCTACTGCTTCATGGTCGATGGACAGCGATATGCTTAGTGTGATTTCCGTAGACGGCAAAAACTTTGAAGTAATTGATGAGCTCAATAACGAATCCAAGCCGAAATGGGCTTTCACCGAAAACTTACTCGGTTATATTGCTGGCGGAGGAAGGATTGTCTTTGGTTTTAAAAATAAGGAGCTAAAAGTAACCGAACTCCCTGCCGATCAAACAGTAACGCTTACGCCAAAAAACTATGCGGAAATGGGATTTTCGTGGGTAAATGATGCTTCACTAATCGTTTCCAGGGTACAGGAAACCGAATGGTCCAATGATGCTAACAAGCGCCCTAATCCGGCGTTATATCTAGTATCACTAACCGACCCAAAACAAATACAAATAACTAGGCCTCCAAAAGACCAAGGAGATTTTACGCCCATTTTTTTACCTTCCATCCAAAAAATTACTTGGACAAGAAAAAATGATTTAGTATCTTCAAAAGGTGATTTATGGTCGGCTGATCCAAATGGTGACCATGCAAAAGTATGGATCCGTGATATCTGGTTAGGGATGTATGACTTTTTCCCTTCACAATGATTGGGCGTAGTATGTGAAAGGAAACACAAATAAGCCATCCCTCTAGTGGATTGGCTTATTTGTGTTTGGAACAATCTAGTGAAAAAATTAATTCGCGGCTTCCAGTAATTCTATTAAATCCTCTTTAGTGAAATGGTAGTGTTCATTACACAGATGGCAGTGTGCATCAGCTTGCCCGTCTGACTGAATCATATCTTGAATCTCTTCACTTCCTAAACTGAAGATGGCATTGGAAATTCTCTCCCTGGAGCATTGACATTGGAAATGAACAGCTATTTTCTCTAGAAACTTCACATTTCCAGTACCCAGGAGCTGTTCAAGTATCTGTTCCGGCATCAAACCTTGCTCAACCATCGAAGATATAGGAGTCATGCCTTTCAAACGTTCTTCTAACGCATGGACTGTCTCCTCATCTGTACTAGGCATAAGTTGAATGATGAATCCCCCTGCGGCTTGAATTGTATGATCAGGATTCACCAAAACATCCATTCCTACAGAGGAAGCTACTTGCTCTGAATTAACAATATAGGACGTAAAATCTTCAACTAGCTCACCCGATACAAGGGGAACATACCCAACAAATGGTTGCTGTAATCCGATATCTTTTGAAACAGTAAGCATGCCATCCGTTCCAACAGCTCTTTTCACATCTAATTGACCTAGTTCATTCAACTCAAAATGAGTTTGAGGATTTGTGACGTAGCCTCTGACTTCCCCTTTGGTATTTGCATCTACCAGAATGGTTCCAATTGGACCACCACCATCTATTTTGACCGTGATTTTTTCTTCACCTTTGAGCATTGCACCAAGTATTACGCTGGCTGTCATAGAACGTCCAAGTGCAGCCGAAGCAGTTGGCAAAGTCTTATGACGACGTTGTGCTTCGCCAACACTTTCTGTTGTTCTCACTGCATAAGCACGTACTTGATTATTGTAAGCAGTTGCCTTTACTACATAATCCTTCACTTCAAACTTTCCTTTCTTCTTTCACAGTTATAAAAGTTCCTTTGCCAATAAACGATAGACATTCAAACGTTTCTCTTGCGAATGGGGAATACTGCAAATCATCGCTTCATCGAATCCATATTGCTGTTGCTCTTGTAGTAATCGCGTTGCAATTTCTTTTGAGGATCCCACTAAGTGGATTTTACGACTGTCTTTAATCATCATGCGATCCATTTCCGTCAGTGGATAATCACGCGCTTCCTCAGGAGTCAATACTTGCCCGATTTTACCTTTCATAAACAGTAAACGCCAAATATCTTGAGGACCGGCCTCAAACTCAGCTTCTTCGGCTGTTTCAGCTGTTGTCACCATATAGGAAACATTGATTTCTGGCTTCTCCATAAATACTGAAGGTTGAAAGTTATTCTTATAAGCATCTAAAATCGATTTGGACAACTGACCGTTAAAAAACTGCGCAAAAGAATAGCCAACGCCCCTACGCCCTGCTTGAATAGCACTATTCCCACTTGAGCCCAATAGCCAAGCTTCAGGCAAAACAACGTGAGATGGCGTTGCAATCGTTTTATTGTATAGTTTATCTCCTGGCACTTCATCGTTGATCAATTGTAGTGCAATATCGAATTTTTCATACATATTATTCACCATAGGAGGACGCCCTTCAGATAAAGCATAAATGGAATCGTTATCCCCTCCCGGAGCTCGTCCCACCCCAAAATCAATCCGTCCAGGCGAGAAAGCGCTAAGTGTTTTAAATACTTCAGCTAGTTTTAACGGAGAATAATGCATCATCATCGCACCGCCAGTACCAATACGAATTTCTTTAGTTTTAGCAGCTAAATGTGCCGCCGTTACTTCAGGAGCTGAACTTGCAAAGGTATTTGTTCCGTGATGCTCTGCCATCCACATTCGATGATAGCCCAATTCGTCTGCCACTATAGCCAGCTCTTCAGCTTTTTTTAAAGCATCAGGCGCACTATTTCCCTTCGTAACCGGTGCTTGGTCCAGTACACTTAATCTCATTTTGTTAACTTCCTTTCCTCTTGTACTTTGTCAGGTGTAACATCATTACCAAGTGGATCCAGCACGGTTATTCCTGAGACAGTATTGAGAACCTGTCCGCGAATTTCACGTAAGTAATCTTGTTGCAAGACAGTTTGTTCAACCATTTCTGCATTTGTCAAACCCTCTTGACGCT
This window encodes:
- the hslO gene encoding Hsp33 family molecular chaperone HslO, with protein sequence MKDYVVKATAYNNQVRAYAVRTTESVGEAQRRHKTLPTASAALGRSMTASVILGAMLKGEEKITVKIDGGGPIGTILVDANTKGEVRGYVTNPQTHFELNELGQLDVKRAVGTDGMLTVSKDIGLQQPFVGYVPLVSGELVEDFTSYIVNSEQVASSVGMDVLVNPDHTIQAAGGFIIQLMPSTDEETVHALEERLKGMTPISSMVEQGLMPEQILEQLLGTGNVKFLEKIAVHFQCQCSRERISNAIFSLGSEEIQDMIQSDGQADAHCHLCNEHYHFTKEDLIELLEAAN
- a CDS encoding DUF896 domain-containing protein, with product MITGLDRINELAKKQRQEGLTNAEMVEQTVLQQDYLREIRGQVLNTVSGITVLDPLGNDVTPDKVQEERKLTK
- a CDS encoding TolB domain-containing protein, coding for MKKILLTLMVFCFISQSLSHAQTNTSDVKIAFIRDGYVWLKVEDKEMKITKEKATYNYPPQWSFDGKMLLYQKEVAGNIIDTTGTSNELWIYDVATKKHRKIFYDGSNPKWSPIDNIVAFSASGVLNISDLKRFYNIALGVDDYAWQPDGKGFIASSSASLRPDGWTHLILYTISIEGYQNSNFSTSNAKKLFVIPKEIGKDDVKIISINAGSFTYSPNKQWIAFVVSPTASWSMDSDMLSVISVDGKNFEVIDELNNESKPKWAFTENLLGYIAGGGRIVFGFKNKELKVTELPADQTVTLTPKNYAEMGFSWVNDASLIVSRVQETEWSNDANKRPNPALYLVSLTDPKQIQITRPPKDQGDFTPIFLPSIQKITWTRKNDLVSSKGDLWSADPNGDHAKVWIRDIWLGMYDFFPSQ
- a CDS encoding MsnO8 family LLM class oxidoreductase; this encodes MRLSVLDQAPVTKGNSAPDALKKAEELAIVADELGYHRMWMAEHHGTNTFASSAPEVTAAHLAAKTKEIRIGTGGAMMMHYSPLKLAEVFKTLSAFSPGRIDFGVGRAPGGDNDSIYALSEGRPPMVNNMYEKFDIALQLINDEVPGDKLYNKTIATPSHVVLPEAWLLGSSGNSAIQAGRRGVGYSFAQFFNGQLSKSILDAYKNNFQPSVFMEKPEINVSYMVTTAETAEEAEFEAGPQDIWRLLFMKGKIGQVLTPEEARDYPLTEMDRMMIKDSRKIHLVGSSKEIATRLLQEQQQYGFDEAMICSIPHSQEKRLNVYRLLAKELL